One Arvicanthis niloticus isolate mArvNil1 chromosome 3, mArvNil1.pat.X, whole genome shotgun sequence DNA segment encodes these proteins:
- the Thoc7 gene encoding THO complex subunit 7 isoform X2: MGAVTDDEVIRKRLLIDGDGAGDDRRINLLVKSFIKWCNSGSQEEGYSQYQRMLSTLSQCEFSMGKTLLVYDMNLREMENYEKIYKEIECSIAGAHEKIAECKKQILQAKRIRKNRQEYDALAKVIQHHPDRHETLKELEALGKELEHLSHIKESVEDKLELRRKQFHVLLSTIHELQQTLENDDKLSEVDEAQESTMEADPKP; the protein is encoded by the exons ACGAAGTCATACGGAAGCGTCTTCTGATTGATGGAGATGGTGCTGGGGATGATCGGAGAATTAATCTCCTCGTGAAAAGCTTCATTAAATGGTGCAACTCTGGATCCCAAGAGGAAGG CTATAGCCAGTACCAACGTATGCTGAGCACTCTGTCCCAGTGTGAATTCTCAATGGGCAAAACGTTGCTGGTGTATGATATGAATCTCAGAGAAAtggaaaattatgaaaaaatatacaaagaaatag AATGTAGTATTGCTGGAGCACATGAAAAAATTGCTGAATGTAAAAAGCAGATTCTTCAAGCAAAACGAATAAGAAAAAATCGACAAG aATATGACGCTTTGGCCAAAGTGATCCAGCATCACCCCGACAGGCATGAGACACTGAA GGAGCTAGAGGCTCTGGGTAAAGAGTTAGAGCATCTCTCACATATTAAAGAAAGTGTTGAAGATAAg CTGGAATTGAGACGGAAACAATTTCACGTTCTTCTTAGTACCATCCATGAACTTCAGCAGACATTGGAGA ATGACGACAAGCTGTCAGAGGTGGATGAAGCTCAAGAAAGCACCATGGAAGCAGACCCTAAGCCATAG